A genomic window from Scophthalmus maximus strain ysfricsl-2021 chromosome 17, ASM2237912v1, whole genome shotgun sequence includes:
- the bcl2l12 gene encoding uncharacterized protein bcl2l12 isoform X1, producing MSESGGCRSSVSSVSSISLMEIKAETHLVLKAFLHRTLSTPMKERPGRVGGTYIDHDKYSASAKPQTKAKDGLASQAEDASSADEKKIGFKDLIKQLPRRNTTRRTTKDQKGSLDRDRKARSSNLRDQIDDDVVSPSSASEDDENEKKQQKKLKQNKIKKKISKFFRLKLEKEKDKEGHGSYPNRPSTPVNQGPGPTEPIISPNHPLDFYNEVAEKLEKIAQRSTSIKKPSPTAQVSPAVYDKEAVVQQLVQLLSLEADSINNKIQSDPFLRSSFARLSYASFANLLDAVSSSQVSADPLPPSASPTLQRMAITMEVSRRIVTATGTMRMQGYAECYMETFAPWVKSHGGWENVDFEEPLEYD from the exons ATGTCAGAATCTGGGGGCTGccgctcctctgtctcctccgtctcctccatctctttgaTGGAGATCAAGGCTGAGACTCATCTAGTCCTAAAAGCTTTTCTCCATCGGACCCTTTCTACCCCGATGAAAGAGAGGCCTGGTAGAGTCGGAGGTACCTACATAGACCACGACAAGTACAG TGCTAGTGCCAAgccacaaacaaaagcaaaggaTGGGTTGGCTTCTCAGGCTGAAGATGCCAGCTCTGCCGATGAGAAGAAGATTGGCTTCAAAGACTTAATAAAGCAGCTGCCTCGTCGGAACACCACACGTCGCACTACTAAAGACCAGAAAGGCTCACTGGACCGTGACAGGAAAGCAAGATCATCAAACCTCAGAGACCAAATAGAT GACGATgttgtctccccctcctctgcatcagaagatgatgaaaatgagaagaaacagcagaagAAGCTGAAGCAAAATAAGATCAAGAAAAAGATCTCAAAGTTCTTCAGGTTGAAgttagagaaagagaaggacaaAGAGGGGCATGGATCCTATCCCAATAGGCCGAGTACGCCAGTCAACCAAGGACCAGGACCTACCGAGCCCATCATCTCTCCAA ACCACCCTCTTGACTTCTATAATGAGGTAGCAGAGAAGCTGGAGAAGATTGCGCAGAGGTCCACCAGTATAAAGAAACCGAGTCCTACAGCCCAGGTTTCACCAG CAGTGTACGACAAAGAGGCGGTGGTGCAGCAGCTTGTTCAGCTGCTCTCTTTGGAGGCCGATTCTATCAACAACAAG ATCCAGTCAGACCCCTTCCTGCGCTCCAGCTTCGCTCGTCTCTCTTATGCATCGTTTGCCAATCTTCTCGACGCCGTCAGCAGTAGCCAGGTGTCTGCGGACCCCCTGCCGCCATCGGCTAGTCCGACGCTGCAACGCATGGCCATCACCATGGAGGTATCACGGCGGATAGTGACAGCCACTGGAACCATGCGCATGCAGGGCTATGCAGAGTGCTACATGGAGACCTTTGCCCCCTGGGTAAAGAGTCACGGAGGATGG gAGAATGTCGATTTCGAGGAGCCTCTAGAGTACGACTGA
- the tspan4b gene encoding tetraspanin-4 — MSVSQRCLSCVKYLMFVFNLIFWLGGCGLFGVGVWLSFTQAEFSSLPLSFPSLSAANLLLVAGGITMVTGFLGCLGALKEQRCLLFMFFGILLLLVLTEMTLVLVIHMFHDKLDSKAQGELKEGMKIYKSDPGLKTSWDNVQKMFKCCGVTNKTDWYDVLNGTLPSSCCSVGMDQCVDGWSEPCYQKARQWLLTNIPSVLVFGVCIGVVQILALVFSMLMYCQILCAEKNLD; from the exons ATGTCTGTGTCTCAGAGGTGTTTGAGCTGTGTCAAATatttgatgtttgtgtttaaccTCATCTTCTGG CTAGGAGGATGCGGCTTGTTTGGAGTTGGAGTCTGGCTGTCCTTCACACAGGCAGAGTTTTCCTCTCTGCCCCTGTCCTTTCCATCCCTCTCAGCGGCCAATCTGCTGCTGGTCGCTGGTGGCATTACCATGGTCACTGGCTTCCTGGGTTGTCTTGGAGCGCTCAAGGAGCAGCGCTGCCTGCTGTTCATG TTCTTTGGGATCCTTCTGCTCCTGGTCCTGACAGAGATGACCCTAGTGTTGGTTATACACATGTTCCATGACAAG CTGGATTCCAAAGCACAAGGTGAATTAAAGGAAGGAATGAAGATTTATAAATCAGATCCTGGACTAAAAACATCCTGGGACAACGTCCAGAAAATG TTCAAATGCTGCGGAGTGACAAACAAAACGGACTGGTATGATGTGCTGAACGGCACGCTGCCCTCGTCGTGCTGCTCTGTTGGGATGGACCAGTGTGTTGACGGATGGAGTGAG CCGTGCTATCAGAAGGCCAGGCAGTGGCTTCTCACCAACATCCCCTCAGTCCTGGTGTTTGGAGTCTGTATTGGCGTCGTGCAG ATCTTGGCCCTGGTGTTCTCCATGCTGATGTACTGTCAAATTCTTTGTGCAGAGAAGAACCTGGACTGA
- the LOC118288348 gene encoding nitric oxide synthase-interacting protein, translated as MTRHGKNCTAGAVYTYHEKKKDTAASGYGTQSIRLGKDAIKDFDCCCLSLQPCHDPVITPHGYLYDKQAILEYILHQKTETAKKMKLYEKQKKAQKSSSQLESKSEERERVERFKTRENSIVSKPINPFISGQDNGGETGRTDGSSTAESSAAPSASTSSQSLPSFWIPTLTPEAKPTLLKKPSKAVLCPMSGRPIKMNELIAVHFTPLDPSLDRVALLTRQDRYVCAVTRDVLANSVPCAVLRPSGTVVTQECVEKLIKKDMTDPVTGDQLSDRDIIPLQRGGTGFAASGVALKAKEARPVMMV; from the exons ATGACCCGCCACGGAAAGAACTGCACGGCCGGAGCGGTGTACACGTAccacgagaagaagaaggacacaG cgGCCTCTGGTTATGGGACTCAGAGCATTCGATTAGGCAAAGATGCGATCAAAGACTttgactgctgctgcctgtccCTGCAGCCCTGTCACGATCCTGTCATCAC TCCACATGGATACTTGTACGACAAACAGGCCATTCTTGAATACATTCTCCATCAGAAGACAGAAACTGCAAAGAAAATGAAG CTGTATGAGAAGCAGAAAAAGGCgcagaagagcagcagccaGCTCGAGTCTAAGTCGGAGGAAAGGGAGCGGGTGGAGAGGTTCAAAACGAGGGAGAACAGCATTGTGTCCAAACCCATCAACCCATTCATATCTG GACAGGACAACGGCGGTGAGACGGGCAGGACAGACGGCAGCTCCACAGCGGAATCCTCTGCCGCGCCCTCAGCGTCCACCTCCAGCCAGAGCCTTCCCAGTTTCTGGATCCCCACTCTGACACCGGAGGCCAAGCCCACTCTGCTCAAGAAACCA AGCAAGGCCGTGCTGTGTCCCATGTCAGGACGACCCATTAAGATGAACGAGCTGATCGCGGTGCACTTCACGCCGCTGGACCCGAGCCTGGACCGAGTGGCCTTGCTCACCCGCCAG GACCGGTACGTGTGCGCAGTAACCAGAGACGTCCTGGCCAACAGTGTCCCCTGCGCCGTCCTGCGACCCTC GGGGACTGTGGTGACTCAGGAGTGTGTGGAGAAGTTGATCAAGAAGGACATGACCGATCCTGTGACCGGAGACCAGCTCTCTGACAGAGACATCATACCACTGCAGAGG GGTGGAACCGGCTTCGCTGCATCTGGCGTTGCTCTCAAGGCCAAAGAGGCTCGTCCCGTGATGATGGTGTGA
- the bcl2l12 gene encoding uncharacterized protein bcl2l12 isoform X2 — protein MSESGGCRSSVSSVSSISLMEIKAETHLVLKAFLHRTLSTPMKERPGRVGGTYIDHDKYSASAKPQTKAKDGLASQAEDASSADEKKIGFKDLIKQLPRRNTTRRTTKDQKGSLDRDRKARSSNLRDQIDDDVVSPSSASEDDENEKKQQKKLKQNKIKKKISKFFRLKLEKEKDKEGHGSYPNRPSTPVNQGPGPTEPIISPNHPLDFYNEVAEKLEKIAQRSTSIKKPSPTAQVSPVYDKEAVVQQLVQLLSLEADSINNKIQSDPFLRSSFARLSYASFANLLDAVSSSQVSADPLPPSASPTLQRMAITMEVSRRIVTATGTMRMQGYAECYMETFAPWVKSHGGWENVDFEEPLEYD, from the exons ATGTCAGAATCTGGGGGCTGccgctcctctgtctcctccgtctcctccatctctttgaTGGAGATCAAGGCTGAGACTCATCTAGTCCTAAAAGCTTTTCTCCATCGGACCCTTTCTACCCCGATGAAAGAGAGGCCTGGTAGAGTCGGAGGTACCTACATAGACCACGACAAGTACAG TGCTAGTGCCAAgccacaaacaaaagcaaaggaTGGGTTGGCTTCTCAGGCTGAAGATGCCAGCTCTGCCGATGAGAAGAAGATTGGCTTCAAAGACTTAATAAAGCAGCTGCCTCGTCGGAACACCACACGTCGCACTACTAAAGACCAGAAAGGCTCACTGGACCGTGACAGGAAAGCAAGATCATCAAACCTCAGAGACCAAATAGAT GACGATgttgtctccccctcctctgcatcagaagatgatgaaaatgagaagaaacagcagaagAAGCTGAAGCAAAATAAGATCAAGAAAAAGATCTCAAAGTTCTTCAGGTTGAAgttagagaaagagaaggacaaAGAGGGGCATGGATCCTATCCCAATAGGCCGAGTACGCCAGTCAACCAAGGACCAGGACCTACCGAGCCCATCATCTCTCCAA ACCACCCTCTTGACTTCTATAATGAGGTAGCAGAGAAGCTGGAGAAGATTGCGCAGAGGTCCACCAGTATAAAGAAACCGAGTCCTACAGCCCAGGTTTCACCAG TGTACGACAAAGAGGCGGTGGTGCAGCAGCTTGTTCAGCTGCTCTCTTTGGAGGCCGATTCTATCAACAACAAG ATCCAGTCAGACCCCTTCCTGCGCTCCAGCTTCGCTCGTCTCTCTTATGCATCGTTTGCCAATCTTCTCGACGCCGTCAGCAGTAGCCAGGTGTCTGCGGACCCCCTGCCGCCATCGGCTAGTCCGACGCTGCAACGCATGGCCATCACCATGGAGGTATCACGGCGGATAGTGACAGCCACTGGAACCATGCGCATGCAGGGCTATGCAGAGTGCTACATGGAGACCTTTGCCCCCTGGGTAAAGAGTCACGGAGGATGG gAGAATGTCGATTTCGAGGAGCCTCTAGAGTACGACTGA